A window of the Streptomyces griseochromogenes genome harbors these coding sequences:
- a CDS encoding helix-turn-helix domain-containing protein produces MSRDHARSAGRPVTGGAPGDVAEVSGGSDGAAEAPYLDLLARDASVEAYEQPVLLARAAGRPADRIAALERAKLLALRVRSELEGRRRREAELSALFETAHDLAGLRDLDAVLQAIVQRARSLLGTDVAYLSLNNPARGDTYMRVTEGSVAARFQQLRLGMGEGLGGLVAQTARPYVTDDYFKDDRFQHTLAIDAGVRDEGLVAILGVPLMLGPHVIGVLFAADRRARVFEREQIALLGSFAALAAAAIDTANLLTETRTALAGLERANEIIRDGSAVIERASDVHDRLAELVLRGGGVHDVAAAVSQVLDGTVEFTETGAASAGALEASRAEGHAVRHESDWIAAVAAGGELLGALVLRGHPDLDPVDQRTLERAAMVTSLLLLARRSAAEAEQRVRGELLDDLLDARDRDPRLLRERAARLHADLAATHVVLTARLEGPAADAEEEAAARRRLWSAASHLAATRQGLAAARDGGTVLLLPLTTADTATDVARRTARHLGTAVHLPVTVGASAPVTDLATQPDTVAAAYTEARRCLDALRLLGRAGDGAAPEDFGFLGLLLAGERDVGGFVERTIGPVVAYDERRGTELLHTLEAYFAGGMSPARTKDALHVHVNTVAQRLERVGRLLGEDWQTPARALEIQLALRLHRLAAPGPH; encoded by the coding sequence ATGTCTCGCGATCACGCCCGGTCAGCCGGGCGCCCGGTCACCGGCGGCGCACCCGGTGACGTCGCCGAGGTCTCCGGCGGCTCCGACGGCGCTGCCGAGGCCCCGTACCTCGACCTGCTGGCCCGCGACGCCTCCGTGGAGGCGTACGAGCAGCCCGTACTGCTCGCCCGCGCCGCCGGACGGCCGGCCGACCGGATCGCCGCGCTGGAGCGCGCCAAGCTCCTCGCCCTGCGCGTCCGTTCCGAACTGGAAGGACGCCGCCGACGCGAGGCGGAACTGTCGGCGCTGTTCGAGACCGCCCACGACCTGGCAGGGCTCAGGGACCTGGACGCCGTCCTCCAGGCGATCGTGCAGCGCGCCCGCTCCCTGCTCGGCACCGACGTCGCCTACCTGAGCCTGAACAACCCGGCGCGCGGGGACACCTACATGCGCGTGACGGAGGGCTCCGTCGCCGCCCGCTTCCAGCAACTGCGCCTCGGCATGGGCGAGGGACTCGGCGGCCTGGTCGCCCAGACCGCGCGGCCGTACGTCACCGACGACTACTTCAAGGACGACCGCTTCCAGCACACCCTCGCCATCGACGCCGGCGTCCGCGACGAGGGACTGGTCGCCATCCTCGGCGTACCGCTGATGCTCGGACCGCACGTCATCGGCGTCCTCTTCGCAGCGGACCGGCGCGCCCGCGTCTTCGAACGCGAGCAGATCGCTCTGCTCGGGTCCTTCGCAGCGCTCGCCGCGGCCGCCATCGACACCGCCAACCTACTCACCGAGACCCGCACGGCCCTGGCCGGACTGGAGCGCGCCAACGAGATCATCCGGGACGGCAGCGCCGTCATCGAACGCGCCTCCGACGTGCACGACCGGCTCGCCGAACTCGTCCTGCGCGGCGGTGGAGTCCACGACGTGGCGGCGGCCGTCTCCCAAGTCCTCGACGGCACGGTCGAGTTCACCGAGACGGGTGCGGCATCCGCCGGGGCACTGGAGGCGTCCCGCGCCGAGGGACACGCCGTACGGCACGAGAGCGACTGGATCGCCGCGGTGGCCGCGGGCGGCGAACTCCTCGGCGCGCTCGTGCTGCGCGGCCACCCGGACCTGGACCCGGTCGACCAGCGCACCCTGGAACGCGCGGCGATGGTCACCTCGCTGCTCCTGCTGGCCCGCCGCTCCGCCGCCGAGGCAGAACAGCGCGTGCGCGGCGAGCTGCTGGACGACCTCCTGGACGCCCGCGACCGGGACCCGCGCCTGCTGCGCGAACGCGCCGCCCGTCTGCACGCCGACCTGGCGGCCACCCATGTCGTCCTCACGGCCCGCCTGGAGGGGCCGGCGGCCGACGCCGAGGAGGAAGCCGCGGCCCGCCGTCGCCTGTGGTCCGCGGCCTCCCACCTCGCCGCCACCCGGCAGGGCCTGGCCGCGGCCCGCGACGGCGGCACGGTCCTGCTGCTCCCGCTCACCACCGCCGACACCGCCACGGACGTGGCCCGCCGCACCGCCCGCCACCTCGGCACAGCCGTCCACCTGCCCGTCACCGTCGGCGCCTCCGCCCCCGTCACCGACCTCGCCACCCAGCCGGACACCGTGGCCGCCGCCTACACGGAGGCCCGCCGCTGCCTGGACGCGCTGCGCCTCCTGGGCCGTGCCGGAGACGGCGCCGCGCCAGAGGACTTCGGCTTCCTCGGCCTGCTCCTCGCGGGCGAACGGGACGTCGGCGGCTTCGTCGAGCGCACCATCGGCCCGGTCGTGGCCTACGACGAACGACGCGGCACGGAGCTGCTGCACACCCTGGAGGCGTACTTCGCCGGTGGGATGAGCCCGGCCCGCACCAAGGACGCACTCCACGTGCATGTGAACACGGTCGCCCAGCGGCTGGAGCGGGTGGGCCGCCTCCTGGGCGAGGACTGGCAGACTCCGGCCCGCGCACTGGAGATCCAACTGGCCCTGCGCCTGCACCGTTTGGCGGCACCTGGACCGCACTGA
- a CDS encoding 3-hydroxybutyrate dehydrogenase yields the protein MTQSSALCGPHAPSLDLGGRTALVTGAAGGIGGACALRLAAAGAKVRAVDRDAAGLDALAERARHLAGTVEPHVLDLTDLDAAELLAAGTDVLVNNAGLQLVRPLEDFPPDVFHTVLTVMLEAPFRLIRGALPHMYAQGWGRIVNMSSVHGLRASAFKSAYVAAKHGLEGLSKTAALEGAPHGVTSNCVNPSYVRTPLVEKQIADQARAHGIPEQRVLAEVLLKDSAVQRLIEPEEVAEAVAYLCVPQASFITGTSLVLDGGWTAH from the coding sequence ATGACCCAGTCCAGCGCCCTCTGCGGCCCCCACGCCCCCTCGCTCGACCTCGGTGGCCGTACCGCCCTCGTCACCGGCGCCGCCGGCGGCATCGGCGGAGCCTGCGCGCTGCGGCTGGCCGCCGCCGGGGCCAAGGTGAGAGCGGTCGACCGGGACGCGGCGGGCCTGGACGCGTTGGCAGAGCGGGCCCGGCATCTGGCGGGCACGGTCGAACCGCACGTCCTGGACCTCACCGATCTGGACGCGGCCGAACTCCTGGCCGCCGGCACCGACGTCCTGGTCAACAACGCGGGACTGCAGCTGGTGCGTCCCCTGGAGGACTTTCCGCCCGACGTCTTCCACACGGTGCTGACCGTGATGTTGGAGGCACCGTTCCGGCTCATCCGCGGCGCGCTCCCGCACATGTACGCCCAGGGCTGGGGCCGGATCGTCAACATGTCCTCCGTCCATGGACTGCGCGCCTCGGCCTTCAAGTCCGCCTATGTGGCCGCCAAACACGGTCTCGAAGGGCTCTCCAAGACGGCCGCCCTGGAGGGCGCCCCCCACGGTGTGACCTCCAACTGTGTGAACCCGTCCTATGTGCGCACCCCACTCGTCGAGAAGCAGATCGCCGACCAGGCCCGGGCGCACGGGATCCCCGAACAACGAGTCCTGGCCGAGGTCCTGCTGAAGGACAGCGCCGTCCAGCGGCTCATCGAACCGGAGGAGGTCGCCGAGGCCGTGGCCTACCTGTGCGTGCCACAGGCGTCCTTCATCACCGGCACCTCGCTGGTGCTCGACGGCGGATGGACGGCCCACTGA
- a CDS encoding acyl-CoA dehydrogenase family protein, translating to MTTATRTEPARAVRWDAPPASAADVLTRARHAIPLLRDAASRIEERRRLPDDIVDVLRQVGAWRAVMPTEWGGPELTSPEQAQLLELLAQGDASAAWCAMIGMDSGIYAGYLDDGVARELYQDLDTITAGALFPTGKAEKVTGGYVISGQWRFASCVHHCQVLMASCLVHEDGVPVPDPLTGQPRQWRVFAARPGQFEIHDTWYTTGLAGSGSNDYSCQDLFVPAEHAFALTRPRRPGPLLRTPDAVQRKMPGIPLGLARAALDHAVDLAEGRADRETGTPWTSDFRVHEAIGRSQMELNAARASVYESLSLQWEVLCGDREDLRKERIDAALARTFAFQTARRVVQRLYDLVGGAAVYRRTSPFDRWLRDVNTMCQHAVAQDAVLQMAGVVALGGEPPNPVNPALAVSLPAVREPQS from the coding sequence ATGACCACCGCCACCCGCACCGAGCCCGCCAGAGCGGTCCGCTGGGACGCTCCGCCCGCCTCCGCGGCCGACGTCCTCACCCGCGCCCGCCACGCCATCCCGCTCCTGCGCGACGCCGCCTCGCGCATCGAGGAGCGGCGGCGACTGCCCGACGACATCGTGGACGTCCTGCGCCAGGTCGGAGCGTGGCGGGCCGTCATGCCCACCGAGTGGGGCGGTCCCGAACTCACCTCGCCCGAACAGGCCCAGCTCCTCGAACTCCTCGCCCAGGGCGACGCCTCGGCCGCCTGGTGCGCGATGATCGGCATGGATTCCGGTATCTACGCCGGATACCTCGACGACGGCGTGGCCAGGGAGCTGTACCAGGACCTCGACACCATCACCGCCGGGGCGCTGTTCCCCACGGGGAAGGCGGAGAAGGTCACCGGTGGCTATGTGATCAGCGGGCAGTGGCGGTTCGCGTCCTGCGTCCACCACTGCCAGGTACTGATGGCCTCCTGCCTCGTCCACGAGGACGGCGTGCCGGTCCCGGACCCGCTCACCGGCCAACCCCGCCAGTGGCGGGTGTTCGCGGCCCGGCCCGGGCAGTTCGAGATCCACGACACCTGGTACACCACCGGCCTCGCCGGATCCGGCAGCAACGACTACTCCTGCCAGGACCTGTTCGTCCCCGCCGAGCACGCCTTCGCCCTGACCCGGCCCCGGCGGCCCGGCCCGCTGCTGCGCACCCCGGACGCGGTGCAGCGCAAGATGCCCGGCATCCCCCTCGGCCTCGCCCGCGCCGCCCTCGACCACGCCGTCGACCTCGCGGAGGGCCGCGCCGACCGCGAGACCGGAACGCCGTGGACGAGCGACTTCCGGGTGCACGAGGCGATCGGCCGCTCCCAGATGGAACTCAACGCCGCCCGCGCGAGCGTGTACGAGTCACTGTCCCTGCAGTGGGAGGTGCTGTGCGGCGACCGGGAGGACCTGCGCAAGGAACGCATCGACGCCGCGCTCGCGCGGACCTTCGCCTTCCAGACCGCCCGCCGCGTCGTGCAGCGCCTGTACGACCTGGTCGGCGGTGCCGCGGTCTACCGCAGGACCAGCCCGTTCGACCGGTGGCTGCGCGATGTGAACACGATGTGCCAGCACGCCGTGGCCCAGGACGCCGTGCTGCAGATGGCCGGCGTCGTCGCCCTCGGGGGCGAGCCGCCCAACCCGGTCAACCCGGCGCTGGCCGTCTCCCTTCCGGCCGTCCGGGAGCCGCAGTCGTGA
- a CDS encoding multidrug effflux MFS transporter yields the protein MEAHPLHAAPPRRGGAVILLLALLTAITPLATDMLLPGFPDMADDLHASDSSVQLALTAYLLGMLIGQLLLGPVSDSTGRRRLLIWGSALFAVFSLLCAFATNAELLDAARVLQGVSGSAGMVLARAVVGDWYRGAEAAKRFSILSVIFAVAPIIAPVLGGLIIRASSWRALFVVLAVLSVILMAAVATGLPESLPPGQRHKGGVGPAFKAMKELLGQRPFLGYVLTFSFANIALFAYISGSSFVFQDIYDLSETEYSLSFALTAIGVLIGGAMVANLAAKAGLNRLLTLGVGVGVIASAAHAVVAVSAGNTLATSLIFMFLCMFAMGLTIPSVMTIGQEIGRRSGGAASALIGAGQCLFGGIAAPVVGAFGTDSDKPMATLMIIGFAAALLCLVAIARPWQRQGELTPGTDETAPAAAPVH from the coding sequence ATGGAAGCCCATCCGCTCCACGCCGCGCCGCCACGTCGAGGGGGCGCGGTCATCCTGCTCCTCGCCTTACTCACGGCGATCACCCCCTTGGCCACGGACATGCTGCTGCCCGGCTTCCCGGACATGGCCGATGACCTGCACGCCAGTGACTCCAGCGTGCAGCTGGCCCTGACCGCCTATCTGCTGGGCATGCTGATCGGGCAGCTCCTCCTCGGTCCCGTCAGCGACTCGACGGGCCGCCGCAGACTGCTGATCTGGGGCTCGGCGCTGTTCGCCGTGTTCTCCCTGCTGTGCGCGTTCGCCACGAACGCCGAGCTGCTCGACGCGGCCCGTGTCCTGCAGGGTGTGTCCGGCTCCGCCGGCATGGTTCTCGCGCGTGCCGTCGTCGGCGACTGGTATCGCGGCGCGGAGGCGGCCAAGCGCTTCTCCATCCTGTCGGTCATCTTCGCCGTCGCCCCGATCATCGCCCCCGTCCTCGGCGGCCTGATCATTCGCGCCTCCTCCTGGCGGGCCCTGTTCGTGGTCCTCGCCGTCCTCAGCGTGATCCTCATGGCTGCCGTGGCCACCGGGCTCCCGGAGTCCCTGCCGCCCGGGCAGCGGCACAAGGGCGGGGTCGGCCCGGCGTTCAAGGCCATGAAGGAGCTGCTCGGGCAGCGGCCGTTCCTCGGGTACGTGCTCACGTTCTCCTTCGCCAACATCGCCCTGTTCGCCTACATCTCCGGCTCCAGCTTCGTCTTCCAGGACATCTACGACCTGTCCGAGACCGAGTACAGCCTGTCCTTCGCGCTCACCGCGATCGGCGTCCTGATCGGCGGTGCCATGGTCGCGAACCTCGCCGCGAAGGCCGGCCTGAACCGGCTCCTCACCCTCGGTGTCGGCGTCGGCGTCATCGCCTCCGCCGCGCACGCCGTCGTCGCCGTGTCCGCGGGGAACACGCTCGCCACCTCGCTGATCTTCATGTTCCTGTGCATGTTCGCGATGGGCCTGACGATTCCGTCGGTCATGACGATCGGCCAGGAGATCGGCCGCCGGTCCGGGGGAGCCGCCTCCGCCCTCATCGGCGCGGGGCAGTGCCTCTTCGGCGGTATCGCCGCCCCTGTCGTCGGCGCGTTCGGCACCGACAGCGACAAGCCCATGGCCACCCTCATGATCATCGGTTTCGCCGCCGCCCTCCTCTGTCTCGTCGCCATCGCCCGGCCCTGGCAGCGCCAGGGCGAGCTCACGCCCGGCACGGACGAGACGGCCCCGGCCGCCGCTCCCGTGCACTGA
- a CDS encoding MarR family winged helix-turn-helix transcriptional regulator has product MIPSTPTDLVAGWWRQARPDLDTHSMGIFGRLRRLHVLAELEAQTTLAGAQLTSSELDVLITLRHAETPLIARNIAVLRGCSRAAMSNILAKMEKRGLVVREPNPADRRAALVCLTDQGRRLTDEVFPQRLAKEADLLSQLSEGEQRNVTEALDLLINAMLRRSPLPQEAADVLNTRTTGP; this is encoded by the coding sequence GTGATCCCTTCCACTCCCACCGACCTCGTAGCGGGCTGGTGGCGTCAGGCCCGGCCTGATCTCGACACCCACTCGATGGGCATCTTCGGGCGCCTCAGGCGCCTGCACGTGCTGGCCGAACTCGAGGCCCAGACCACCCTCGCCGGTGCCCAGCTCACCTCCAGCGAGCTGGACGTCCTCATCACCCTCCGGCATGCCGAGACCCCGCTGATCGCCCGCAACATCGCGGTGCTGCGCGGCTGTTCACGCGCGGCGATGAGCAACATCCTGGCCAAGATGGAGAAGCGGGGCCTGGTCGTGCGCGAGCCGAACCCCGCCGACCGGCGCGCGGCCCTGGTCTGCCTCACCGACCAGGGCAGACGGCTCACCGACGAGGTGTTCCCGCAACGGCTCGCCAAGGAGGCCGATCTGCTCTCCCAGCTCAGCGAGGGCGAGCAGCGGAACGTCACCGAGGCCCTCGATCTGCTCATCAACGCCATGCTGCGCCGCTCCCCGCTCCCACAGGAGGCGGCGGATGTCCTGAACACCCGCACCACCGGCCCCTGA
- the lnt gene encoding apolipoprotein N-acyltransferase, with amino-acid sequence MTVTATSVDQSDQLRPSTAPTARVRRLRRLVPAVASALCGVLLYVSFPPRPLWWLALPAFAGFAWVLRGRSWKAALGLGYLFGLGFMLPLLVWTGVEVGPGPWLALAAIEAVFVALVGVGTAAVSKLPAWPVWAAAVWIAGEAVRARVPFRGFPWGKIAFGQADGVFLPLAAVGGTPVLSFAVVLCGFGLYEAGRLIAEGRKTRAVRRGAAAAALLSVAVPVAGAVAARSLVSDKAEDGTATVAVIQGNVPRSGLEFSAQRRAVLDYHARETLKLAAAIKAGKAPKPDYVLWPENSSDIDPFTNPDAAAVIDGAAKAVGVPISVGGVVERDGRLLNEQILWDPAKGPTQTYDKRQVQPFGEYLPLRGLVGAINKNWTSMVRQDFSRGGKPGVFDIDGAKVGLATCYEAAFDWAVRDTVTHGAEMISVPSNNATFDRSEMTYQQLAMSRVRAVEHSRTVTVPVTSGVSAIIMPDGKITQKTGMFVPAYLVQKVPLRTSETPATQLGILPEIALVLVAAGGLGWAIGSGMRARRAGDA; translated from the coding sequence GTGACCGTCACCGCAACTTCCGTGGACCAGTCCGATCAGCTCCGGCCGTCCACCGCGCCGACCGCGCGCGTCCGCCGGCTTCGGCGGCTGGTCCCGGCCGTCGCCTCCGCGCTGTGCGGAGTGCTGCTCTACGTCAGCTTCCCGCCGCGTCCCCTGTGGTGGCTGGCCCTGCCCGCCTTCGCCGGGTTCGCCTGGGTGCTGCGGGGCCGTAGCTGGAAGGCGGCACTCGGCCTCGGCTACCTCTTCGGGCTCGGCTTCATGCTGCCGCTGCTGGTGTGGACCGGAGTGGAGGTCGGCCCGGGTCCCTGGCTCGCGCTGGCCGCGATCGAGGCGGTCTTCGTCGCCCTCGTCGGCGTGGGCACCGCCGCGGTCTCCAAGCTGCCGGCCTGGCCCGTGTGGGCCGCCGCCGTCTGGATCGCCGGAGAGGCGGTACGCGCGCGCGTGCCCTTCCGCGGCTTCCCCTGGGGCAAGATCGCCTTCGGTCAGGCGGACGGTGTCTTCCTGCCGCTCGCCGCGGTGGGCGGCACCCCGGTGCTCAGCTTCGCCGTCGTCCTGTGCGGGTTCGGCCTCTACGAGGCCGGGCGCCTGATCGCCGAGGGGCGCAAGACCCGGGCCGTGCGGCGCGGGGCCGCGGCCGCCGCGCTGCTGAGCGTCGCCGTTCCGGTCGCGGGTGCGGTCGCGGCCCGGTCACTGGTGAGCGACAAGGCCGAGGACGGCACCGCGACGGTCGCGGTCATCCAGGGCAACGTGCCGCGCTCCGGGCTGGAGTTCAGCGCCCAGCGGCGGGCCGTGCTCGACTACCACGCACGCGAGACGCTCAAGCTGGCCGCCGCCATCAAGGCGGGCAAGGCCCCGAAGCCCGACTACGTGCTGTGGCCGGAGAACTCCTCCGACATCGACCCCTTCACCAACCCCGACGCGGCCGCGGTCATCGACGGTGCCGCCAAGGCCGTCGGGGTGCCCATCTCGGTCGGCGGGGTCGTCGAGAGGGACGGCAGGCTGCTCAACGAGCAGATCCTGTGGGACCCGGCCAAGGGACCGACCCAGACCTACGACAAGCGGCAGGTGCAGCCCTTCGGCGAGTACCTCCCGCTGCGCGGGCTCGTCGGCGCGATCAACAAGAACTGGACCAGCATGGTCCGCCAGGACTTCAGCCGGGGCGGCAAGCCGGGCGTGTTCGACATCGACGGCGCCAAGGTCGGCCTCGCCACCTGCTACGAGGCCGCCTTCGACTGGGCCGTACGGGACACCGTGACGCACGGCGCGGAGATGATCTCCGTGCCCAGCAACAACGCCACTTTCGACCGCAGCGAGATGACCTACCAGCAGCTCGCCATGTCCCGCGTCCGCGCCGTCGAGCACAGCCGGACCGTGACCGTCCCGGTCACCAGCGGCGTCAGCGCGATCATCATGCCGGACGGGAAGATCACCCAGAAGACCGGCATGTTCGTGCCCGCCTACCTGGTCCAGAAGGTGCCGCTGCGCACCTCCGAGACGCCCGCGACCCAGCTGGGCATCCTGCCCGAGATCGCGCTGGTGCTGGTCGCGGCGGGCGGTCTGGGCTGGGCGATCGGGTCCGGGATGCGGGCCCGGCGGGCCGGGGACGCGTAG
- a CDS encoding NUDIX hydrolase, whose protein sequence is MATPDFIRTIRASAGHQLLWLPGVSAVVFDDQGRVLLGQRADNHRWAVLSGIPDPGEQPAAAAVREVYEETAVRCVAERIVMVRSGDRVTFGNGDICQFLDVTFRCRAVGGEARVNDDESLDVGWFEVDALPAMDEHQLSRIKQALSDEPTWFEPTSFE, encoded by the coding sequence ATGGCTACTCCTGACTTCATCCGCACGATAAGGGCCTCCGCAGGCCATCAGCTGCTGTGGCTCCCCGGTGTCAGCGCCGTCGTCTTCGACGACCAGGGCAGAGTCCTGCTGGGGCAGCGCGCGGACAACCACAGGTGGGCGGTGCTCTCCGGCATACCGGACCCCGGCGAACAGCCGGCCGCCGCGGCCGTGCGCGAGGTGTACGAGGAGACGGCCGTACGGTGCGTCGCCGAGCGGATCGTCATGGTGAGGTCCGGGGACCGGGTCACGTTCGGCAACGGCGACATCTGCCAGTTCCTGGACGTCACCTTCCGGTGCCGCGCCGTCGGCGGCGAGGCACGGGTCAACGACGACGAGTCGCTGGACGTCGGCTGGTTCGAGGTGGACGCGCTGCCGGCGATGGACGAACACCAGCTGTCGCGGATCAAGCAGGCCCTGTCCGATGAACCCACATGGTTCGAGCCCACGAGTTTTGAATGA
- a CDS encoding O-antigen ligase family protein, with product MILLGACAAWSLITAAAHDGRPEGVLLAVLAVAAGYAAGRISGALLPVAAPCAGAAAGLVLAVAVPDLSPGPRYAVPLGHAGATTALLALATGAACCAAWAARGPLPRLGLRLLAAGTVLAGAAVGSAIGCAASAAVLLCSLAAGSMHHRGAAIVGLALAAALVAGTIWALAAGALPAGLAEALEGRLTAHRVQLWQDALRLARRDTGLGVGPGRFGELSTAASQGALSDGRPHSAPLQQAAEQGLVGVILLAATFGWALHALWRTPRSTPVALTAGAALTALAVIAAAGNALSFAAVTAGAGLLAGWATARPWTGEDAEP from the coding sequence ATGATCCTTCTGGGGGCGTGCGCCGCCTGGTCGCTGATCACGGCCGCCGCGCACGACGGCCGGCCCGAGGGTGTCCTGCTCGCCGTGCTCGCCGTGGCCGCCGGCTATGCCGCGGGCCGGATCTCGGGAGCGCTGCTGCCCGTGGCCGCGCCCTGTGCCGGCGCGGCGGCCGGGCTCGTCCTGGCCGTGGCGGTGCCCGACCTCTCCCCCGGTCCCCGGTACGCCGTCCCGCTCGGACACGCCGGTGCCACCACCGCCCTGCTGGCGCTGGCCACCGGCGCGGCATGCTGTGCCGCCTGGGCCGCCCGTGGACCGTTGCCGCGGCTCGGTCTGCGGCTGCTGGCCGCCGGGACCGTACTCGCCGGGGCCGCTGTCGGGTCGGCCATCGGCTGCGCGGCCAGTGCGGCCGTACTGCTGTGCTCGCTCGCCGCGGGCTCGATGCACCACCGCGGCGCCGCCATCGTGGGTCTGGCCCTCGCGGCGGCCCTGGTGGCGGGGACGATCTGGGCACTCGCCGCGGGTGCCCTGCCCGCCGGTCTCGCCGAGGCGCTGGAGGGCCGGCTCACGGCGCACCGGGTCCAGCTGTGGCAGGACGCCCTGCGGCTGGCCCGCCGGGACACGGGCCTCGGCGTCGGTCCCGGCCGGTTCGGCGAGCTGAGCACGGCCGCGTCACAGGGAGCGCTGTCCGACGGCAGACCCCACTCCGCCCCGCTCCAGCAGGCGGCCGAGCAGGGGCTGGTCGGTGTGATCCTGCTGGCCGCCACGTTCGGCTGGGCCCTCCACGCCCTGTGGCGCACCCCGCGCTCCACTCCGGTCGCGCTGACCGCGGGCGCGGCCCTGACCGCGCTGGCCGTGATCGCGGCGGCGGGCAACGCGCTGAGCTTCGCCGCGGTCACGGCGGGCGCGGGGCTGCTGGCGGGATGGGCGACGGCCCGGCCCTGGACGGGCGAGGACGCGGAGCCCTGA
- a CDS encoding LysR family transcriptional regulator, which produces MRRDLDIRPLRTLVTIVDTGGFRRASEVLNISQPAVSQHISKLNALIGEPVFRETGQSLRLSATGEELLRFARQLVRTNDELVLRLSAAKRGHRLTLGVCDTLVGVIPNLITALQEHVPLPRMSVQTGPGGHLSDQLAEGAVDMVVRLGAPEGPADEVIGAVECTWFGHAGLLTETNPVPLAVFAEREAPLRRLAEDTLTERRITWHVAYEGVGVEDVVTVTRSGFGISLLFSAAGHRWHLPVLPPDLLPEPVRSLPVVLTAGSRLADDLTGTVRAAVHRVMSDYTTQEAPARGGVTLQG; this is translated from the coding sequence GTGCGACGCGATCTCGACATACGCCCTTTGCGTACCTTGGTCACCATCGTGGACACCGGAGGCTTCCGCCGTGCCTCCGAAGTCCTCAACATCTCCCAGCCCGCCGTCTCCCAGCACATCAGCAAGCTGAACGCCCTCATCGGCGAACCCGTCTTCCGCGAGACCGGCCAGAGCCTGCGTCTGTCCGCCACCGGCGAGGAGCTGCTGCGCTTCGCCCGGCAGCTCGTGCGCACCAATGACGAACTCGTCCTGCGCCTGTCGGCCGCCAAGCGGGGCCACCGCCTCACCCTCGGCGTGTGCGACACCCTCGTCGGTGTCATCCCGAACCTCATCACCGCCCTCCAGGAGCATGTCCCCCTCCCCCGGATGTCCGTCCAGACCGGCCCGGGAGGCCACCTCAGCGACCAGCTGGCCGAAGGCGCCGTCGACATGGTGGTGCGGCTCGGCGCCCCCGAGGGCCCCGCGGACGAGGTCATCGGCGCCGTCGAGTGCACCTGGTTCGGCCACGCCGGTCTGCTGACCGAGACCAACCCGGTACCGCTCGCCGTGTTCGCCGAGCGCGAGGCGCCCCTGCGCCGGCTCGCCGAGGACACCCTGACCGAACGCCGGATCACCTGGCACGTCGCCTACGAGGGCGTCGGCGTCGAGGACGTCGTCACCGTCACCCGGTCCGGCTTCGGCATCAGCCTGCTGTTCAGCGCCGCCGGGCACCGCTGGCACCTGCCCGTCCTGCCCCCGGACCTGCTGCCCGAGCCCGTACGCAGCCTGCCGGTCGTCCTCACGGCCGGATCCCGCCTCGCCGACGACCTCACCGGGACCGTCCGGGCCGCGGTGCACCGGGTGATGAGCGACTACACGACGCAGGAAGCCCCTGCCCGCGGAGGTGTGACCCTCCAGGGATGA